In Aquimarina sp. TRL1, a single window of DNA contains:
- a CDS encoding HTTM domain-containing protein — protein MKQILTFIKKGISSARLQLDRFIFSSKNTKDSALFLAFFRCTIPVLAIIDILSISSDLSFFFSKDKTLIPQELGYLTSEYFPLLDQFYGFLRHYALLDFFYDNVVLFYIAALILLAVGLGTRFTAIIALLLQLIIFRSFPIFNYGYDHFMTMSLFYCVVFPVGRFFSLDYYLFKPQNSMNSLPYKRIIQIHLTLVYFFSGIAKCVDPNWWDGDAIWRATASFFNSSFYIPPIVLAISGIAVVLLELLHPFLIYYKKTRQITLIAVVLMHVSIGAFMHLYSFAAIMIIWNITSYYSFKPSEKKSLYEVKASA, from the coding sequence ATGAAGCAAATTCTCACTTTCATAAAAAAAGGGATCTCCTCAGCTCGCTTACAATTAGATCGTTTTATTTTCTCTTCTAAAAACACAAAGGATTCTGCCTTATTTTTAGCATTTTTCAGATGTACTATCCCTGTGTTAGCTATTATAGACATTCTCTCAATCTCCTCTGACCTCTCTTTCTTCTTTTCTAAAGACAAAACACTTATTCCTCAAGAGCTCGGTTATCTTACTTCTGAATATTTTCCGCTACTTGACCAATTTTATGGTTTTTTAAGACACTACGCATTACTCGACTTTTTTTATGACAATGTTGTTCTTTTTTATATTGCAGCACTTATCTTACTAGCTGTTGGTCTGGGAACCCGTTTTACAGCAATTATAGCTTTATTACTTCAGTTAATTATTTTTAGATCCTTCCCTATATTTAATTATGGATACGATCACTTCATGACTATGTCTTTATTCTATTGCGTCGTTTTTCCTGTAGGTCGATTTTTTTCACTAGATTACTATCTCTTTAAACCTCAAAACTCCATGAATTCTTTACCCTATAAAAGAATTATACAAATCCATCTTACACTTGTATACTTTTTCTCTGGTATTGCTAAGTGTGTTGATCCCAACTGGTGGGATGGAGACGCTATATGGAGAGCAACAGCCAGTTTTTTTAATAGTTCTTTTTATATCCCTCCTATTGTACTAGCCATATCAGGAATTGCTGTGGTATTACTAGAACTATTACACCCTTTTCTTATCTACTACAAAAAAACCAGGCAAATAACCCTTATTGCAGTTGTATTAATGCATGTATCCATAGGCGCGTTTATGCATCTGTATTCTTTTGCTGCCATTATGATTATTTGGAACATAACATCGTATTACAGTTTTAAACCTAGTGAAAAAAAATCTCTATATGAAGTTAAGGCTAGCGCTTAG
- a CDS encoding carboxypeptidase-like regulatory domain-containing protein — protein MKLRLALSYILFSFFLSTYAQEYTIEGTVSDPSGTALSGVNLIVYSADTENAILSYGISDDQGVYTLSVENRAIVALEVSYLGYKTVRKEINFSATSKNVMSQDFVLEKDLVNLETVAIVVKKYKDTVRIKTDSLRLSKNASLRDVLNKSDGFDINDDGYIAFNGVPITKVLINKKEVFVNQNSIALDNIDYGIIDNLQVINNYKDRFDVDFSNFTEPVINIDTKKEFRGVLKFTAETGYGYKNSFLAKGRAMFFSDNFNAFLTQNTNNIFEKDFKFKNISSSFKKYTSQFFRQNVSSFLNNQERLKKDITNNTSLTIRKEATHYKTGGVIYFNYIDQLKNELINTKDINNTIREETLENSAIGNLSFANFYINAKLLKNTSIRYELNGGNTNKTDRRGITTTVYIPNQDLIDERNKKDADAFITSNEVKIRSLFNDRFLLYSNFSSLNELSESDYSIINSQQSSSTIRRLSQYIKDDNRFTTAEIGLDYKSSKLLTGGVGFLYLNTSEKNNSSLNTNPFYTERRTNNYSITSILRGQGKRLEYSLQVSPTIKKIKNTDIQREYVPITTSLLYKISPNKNISASYTDNSFLNELSLSLDTIATSFNTRVTSAENFNLLLNRNRVMQLQYSYSNIAKSKFLSSSVSHTIDDNFIQPIFDRIDENTIIFYNNTLLKRRNHTSLSLGAGKGFYFSKNYHKISFDLRTKYSFSDAPTIIQDTNVTYKDNTAIISANISLEPQNFFLDDISITSSASKNSSFFDDELSFEQKIITNNLLISSETKKLEYELIFFWDYYDTSTDSFHRTDIDFNSRYNLTKKTSLFIKSKSILNLLKITPNNINSIQTETNGALRQEVINTSLSGYFLFGITHKF, from the coding sequence ATGAAGTTAAGGCTAGCGCTTAGTTACATATTATTCAGCTTCTTTTTATCTACTTATGCTCAGGAATACACCATTGAGGGAACTGTATCTGATCCGTCTGGAACAGCTTTATCCGGAGTAAATCTTATTGTCTATTCCGCAGATACTGAAAACGCTATTCTTTCCTATGGAATTAGTGACGATCAGGGAGTGTATACATTATCCGTAGAAAACAGAGCAATAGTCGCATTAGAAGTTTCATATCTGGGATATAAAACTGTCCGAAAAGAAATTAATTTTTCCGCTACATCTAAAAATGTAATGTCTCAAGATTTTGTTTTAGAAAAAGATTTAGTCAATCTTGAAACTGTCGCTATTGTTGTCAAAAAATACAAAGACACCGTTCGTATTAAAACGGACAGTCTTCGCTTATCTAAAAACGCCAGCCTACGTGATGTATTAAACAAATCTGATGGTTTTGACATTAATGACGATGGATATATTGCTTTTAATGGGGTTCCCATCACAAAAGTCCTGATCAATAAAAAAGAAGTTTTTGTCAACCAAAACAGTATTGCTCTGGATAATATAGATTACGGAATAATTGACAACCTGCAAGTGATTAACAACTACAAAGACCGCTTTGATGTTGATTTTTCTAATTTTACAGAACCTGTCATTAATATAGACACAAAAAAAGAGTTCAGAGGAGTATTAAAATTTACCGCAGAAACAGGCTATGGTTATAAGAACAGTTTCTTGGCAAAAGGAAGAGCAATGTTTTTTTCTGACAACTTCAATGCTTTTTTAACCCAAAACACAAATAACATTTTTGAAAAAGATTTTAAATTCAAAAATATTTCTTCTTCTTTCAAAAAATACACTTCTCAGTTTTTTAGACAAAATGTATCCTCCTTCTTAAATAATCAGGAACGATTAAAAAAAGATATTACAAACAATACAAGTTTAACCATCAGAAAAGAGGCTACTCACTACAAGACTGGAGGGGTCATTTATTTTAATTATATCGATCAGCTAAAAAACGAATTGATAAACACTAAAGATATTAATAATACTATTCGAGAAGAAACCTTAGAAAATAGTGCTATTGGTAATCTTTCCTTTGCCAATTTTTATATCAATGCTAAATTACTTAAAAACACATCTATTCGTTATGAATTAAATGGAGGGAACACTAACAAAACAGATCGAAGAGGAATTACAACAACCGTTTATATTCCTAATCAGGATCTTATTGATGAGAGAAATAAAAAGGATGCCGATGCTTTTATAACAAGCAATGAGGTAAAAATACGAAGCCTATTTAATGATCGGTTTCTTCTTTATTCCAATTTTTCTTCTTTAAATGAGCTTTCTGAAAGTGATTATTCTATTATAAACTCCCAACAATCATCTAGTACTATCCGTCGACTATCGCAATATATCAAAGATGATAATCGATTTACAACCGCAGAAATTGGCTTGGATTATAAATCTTCTAAGCTATTGACAGGAGGAGTGGGTTTCCTATATCTAAATACTTCTGAAAAAAACAACTCTTCTTTAAACACAAATCCTTTTTACACAGAAAGAAGAACCAATAACTACAGCATAACTTCTATCTTACGAGGGCAAGGAAAAAGATTAGAATATTCACTACAGGTTTCTCCTACCATAAAAAAAATAAAAAACACTGATATACAAAGAGAGTACGTACCTATAACCACTTCTCTTTTATATAAAATATCTCCGAACAAAAATATCAGCGCTTCCTATACAGATAATTCTTTTCTAAATGAGTTAAGCCTTTCTCTGGATACGATTGCTACCTCCTTCAATACAAGAGTAACTTCTGCTGAAAATTTCAACTTATTACTAAACAGAAATCGAGTTATGCAGCTACAGTATTCGTATAGTAATATTGCTAAGTCCAAATTTTTATCTTCTTCTGTATCTCACACCATAGACGATAATTTTATTCAACCAATTTTTGATCGTATAGACGAGAATACTATTATTTTTTATAACAATACATTACTAAAAAGAAGGAACCATACGAGTTTGTCTTTAGGTGCAGGTAAAGGTTTTTACTTCTCTAAAAACTATCATAAAATCAGCTTTGATCTTAGAACTAAGTACTCTTTTTCTGATGCCCCTACCATTATACAAGATACTAATGTTACATATAAAGATAATACTGCTATAATAAGTGCTAATATTAGCCTGGAACCGCAAAATTTTTTCCTAGATGATATTAGTATCACCTCATCCGCATCTAAAAATTCATCTTTTTTTGATGATGAGCTTTCTTTTGAACAAAAAATAATAACAAATAACCTTCTTATTTCATCAGAAACCAAAAAACTAGAATATGAGTTAATTTTCTTTTGGGATTATTACGACACTTCTACTGATTCTTTTCACAGAACAGATATTGATTTTAATTCCAGATATAACCTTACCAAAAAAACCTCTCTTTTTATAAAATCAAAATCTATATTAAATTTATTGAAGATCACGCCAAACAACATTAATTCTATCCAAACCGAAACAAATGGAGCCCTTAGACAGGAGGTAATCAACACCAGCTTGTCTGGATACTTCTTATTTGGTATAACGCACAAATTTTAA